From the genome of Streptomyces sp. NBC_01317, one region includes:
- a CDS encoding GNAT family N-acetyltransferase, which yields MPSLVAPAIPVGALAASDQPTLPIGSGVLLRPWRIIDAEAVMKAFQDPEIQRWHVRRADSVEEAREWIEGWQSSWSDETGGHWAVAEAEGDELLGRMSLKSLHLEDGKAEVAYWMMPTARGSGICTRAVTTLTRWALEQGGFHRLELEHSTANQASCRVAIKAGFEGEGVLRGAALHADGWHDMHLHARVRTEA from the coding sequence ATGCCTTCCTTAGTCGCTCCAGCGATACCCGTCGGTGCCCTTGCCGCTTCCGATCAGCCGACTCTGCCGATCGGAAGCGGTGTGTTACTGCGTCCTTGGCGAATCATCGATGCCGAAGCCGTGATGAAGGCGTTCCAAGACCCGGAGATCCAGCGTTGGCACGTACGGAGGGCTGACTCTGTAGAAGAGGCACGAGAGTGGATCGAGGGCTGGCAGAGCAGTTGGAGCGATGAGACCGGCGGTCACTGGGCCGTGGCTGAAGCTGAAGGCGACGAACTTCTGGGCCGGATGTCGCTGAAATCGTTGCATCTGGAGGACGGCAAGGCCGAGGTGGCCTACTGGATGATGCCGACTGCTCGCGGTAGTGGCATCTGTACCCGTGCGGTGACGACGCTGACGCGCTGGGCCCTGGAGCAGGGCGGGTTCCACCGCCTCGAGCTTGAGCACTCCACTGCCAATCAGGCTTCGTGCCGCGTTGCGATCAAGGCCGGCTTTGAGGGAGAGGGTGTCCTCCGTGGGGCAGCGTTGCATGCTGACGGCTGGCACGACATGCATCTTCACGCCCGTGTCCGGACAGAGGCATGA
- a CDS encoding DUF6192 family protein, with protein MPEEIEMADKVGSVSANRYAEIVAELRKLVETASRIQFTIGDYALEVEPMRESGGQERSDGLFTVKDSLFRLAEDIGLSYAMVNKARWTASKWPKDRRVSGVSFTVHQILASITDDEERFTAINSPPKGKVRWTPGEANRRVGRQVERPVTPQEKISAIHTLATDEEVAATVTSDLLRRPAVVAQVDQEDKVRVVEELTRDDHVAAKVTTGLLRRPDVAFRAMSDDTARHQVNHAQVERGRQAREHFEDTSPVAPAIRSIHRSVQFLDLVTACHAFVAASGRVVPGLRDRRLGDDERVIVHENVARVRATLDWIETAVDTGKVDVDGELAKLLQDE; from the coding sequence ATGCCCGAAGAGATAGAGATGGCAGACAAGGTCGGCAGCGTCAGCGCGAACCGGTACGCGGAGATCGTGGCCGAGCTGCGGAAGCTGGTGGAGACCGCCAGCCGTATCCAGTTCACGATCGGCGACTACGCGCTGGAAGTGGAGCCGATGCGAGAGTCCGGCGGCCAGGAGCGGAGCGACGGGCTGTTCACGGTCAAGGACTCGCTGTTCCGCCTGGCCGAGGACATCGGGTTGTCCTACGCGATGGTGAACAAGGCCCGGTGGACCGCGTCGAAGTGGCCGAAGGACCGCCGGGTGTCGGGGGTGTCCTTCACCGTCCATCAGATCCTGGCGTCCATCACGGACGACGAGGAGCGGTTCACCGCGATCAACAGCCCGCCCAAGGGCAAGGTCCGTTGGACGCCGGGCGAGGCGAACCGGAGGGTCGGCCGGCAGGTTGAGCGCCCGGTCACTCCGCAGGAGAAGATCAGCGCGATCCACACCCTGGCCACCGACGAGGAGGTCGCCGCCACCGTCACCAGCGACCTGCTGCGGCGCCCGGCGGTGGTCGCCCAGGTCGATCAGGAGGACAAGGTCCGGGTTGTCGAGGAACTGACCCGCGACGACCACGTCGCCGCGAAGGTGACCACCGGCCTGCTGCGCCGCCCGGACGTCGCCTTCCGGGCGATGTCGGACGACACCGCCCGCCACCAGGTCAACCACGCCCAGGTCGAGCGGGGCCGCCAAGCCCGCGAACACTTCGAGGACACCAGCCCCGTCGCCCCGGCGATCCGCAGCATCCACCGGTCGGTTCAGTTCCTGGACCTGGTCACCGCATGCCACGCGTTCGTCGCGGCGTCCGGCCGGGTCGTCCCGGGCCTGCGCGACCGCCGGCTCGGCGACGACGAACGCGTGATCGTGCACGAGAACGTCGCCCGGGTGCGGGCGACGCTGGACTGGATCGAGACGGCCGTCGACACCGGCAAGGTCGACGTCGACGGTGAACTGGCCAAGCTCCTGCAAGACGAGTAA